Proteins from a single region of Chryseomicrobium sp. FSL W7-1435:
- a CDS encoding stage V sporulation protein S — protein sequence MDSLKVSSRSNPNLVAGALVAVIREKGYAEMQAVGAGALNQAVKAIAIARGFVAPSGQDLYCSPAFADIEIGGEERTALKLLVEKKKKY from the coding sequence ATGGACTCACTTAAAGTTTCATCACGATCTAATCCGAACCTTGTTGCAGGTGCACTTGTAGCTGTCATTCGTGAAAAAGGGTATGCAGAGATGCAAGCCGTTGGAGCAGGGGCATTGAACCAAGCTGTGAAGGCCATTGCCATTGCTAGAGGATTTGTAGCACCGAGTGGGCAAGATCTCTATTGCAGTCCTGCTTTCGCAGATATTGAAATCGGTGGCGAAGAGCGAACCGCGTTAAAACTACTTGTTGAGAAAAAGAAAAAGTATTAA
- a CDS encoding TIGR00282 family metallophosphoesterase produces the protein MKILFIGDIVGSIGRDALESYLPRLKRKYQPDAIIVNGENAAAGRGITKKIYDELLFMGVDVVTMGNHTWDQKEIFDFIDDADYLIRPANFSEEAPGKGHVTISKNGKELTVMNLHGRVFLPAHDCPFKMVDSMVEEAQKISPYIFVDFHAEATSEKIAFGWHLDGRASVVVGTHTHVQTADNRILPQGTAYITDVGMTGPYDGILGMGRESVLYKFKTNLPARFEVPKTGRAVISGYFVELNEQGKAEHQERIYINDDQPFQQ, from the coding sequence ATGAAAATTTTATTTATAGGTGATATCGTCGGTTCAATCGGACGTGATGCATTGGAGTCGTATTTACCAAGATTAAAGCGAAAGTACCAACCAGATGCCATTATTGTGAATGGAGAAAATGCTGCAGCAGGTCGAGGCATCACAAAAAAAATCTACGATGAATTATTATTCATGGGTGTTGATGTCGTGACAATGGGAAATCACACATGGGATCAAAAAGAAATTTTCGATTTCATAGATGACGCTGATTATTTGATTCGCCCAGCAAATTTTTCGGAAGAAGCACCGGGTAAAGGACATGTGACCATCTCTAAAAATGGAAAAGAATTAACCGTGATGAATTTGCACGGTCGCGTCTTTTTGCCTGCGCATGACTGTCCATTTAAGATGGTTGATTCTATGGTGGAAGAAGCTCAGAAAATCAGCCCTTATATTTTTGTCGATTTTCATGCAGAAGCAACCAGCGAGAAAATTGCATTTGGTTGGCATTTAGATGGTCGTGCATCTGTTGTTGTGGGAACGCACACCCACGTACAGACCGCAGACAACCGTATCTTGCCACAAGGTACTGCTTATATCACGGATGTGGGAATGACAGGTCCTTACGACGGCATTTTAGGAATGGGCCGTGAGAGCGTATTGTATAAATTCAAAACAAACCTACCAGCACGATTTGAAGTTCCTAAGACAGGGCGAGCTGTCATCAGTGGCTACTTTGTAGAACTGAACGAGCAAGGGAAGGCAGAGCACCAAGAACGTATCTATATTAATGACGACCAACCGTTTCAACAGTAG